The following proteins are co-located in the Bubalus bubalis isolate 160015118507 breed Murrah chromosome 21, NDDB_SH_1, whole genome shotgun sequence genome:
- the TTLL3 gene encoding tubulin monoglycylase TTLL3 isoform X1, whose translation MQGPTAALLLRAGELGAAQPDSTAWYRQERGPVCSWPRKPQPLERRATSPAPWHRARHSEFRLPEKGPAHGQDWVCSPASARRLDCALRPSVHDSHAQGAEDPRLPGPSPTPAQEDAPPQDGSLVLWRGFSKASQHMGRLRNAKIHVERAVKQKKIFMIQGRYPVIRCLLRQRGWVEKKMVHHLGTTLPQPHKDLDSSVMGDSDTTEDEDEDEEEAFRPPQLFDFDELLEFDDLHGTHALMSRMVRNEIPYFIWTTRRDILDCRFLSKDQMINHYARAGSFTTKVGLCLNLRNLPWFDEADADSFFPRCYRLGAEDDKKAFIEDFWLTAARNVLKLVVKCEWKSNSVEEEEAPRDKQPKKQEKKPVSVSPEFVDEALCACEEHLNNLAHMDIDKDVETPPCLSPEGWSLFLQRYYQVVHEGAELRYLDTQVQRCEDILQQLRAVVPQMDMEGDRNIWIVKPGAKSRGRGIMCMDHLEEMLKLVDCNPMMMKDGKWVVQKYIERPLLIFGTKFDLRQWFLVTDWNPLTVWFYRDSYIRFSTQPFSLKNLDNSVHLCNNSIQKHLENSCHRHPLLPTDNMWSSQKFQAHLQETGAPNAWSTVIVPGMKAAVIHALQTSQDTVQCRKASFELYGADFVFGEDFQPWLIEINASPTMAPSTAVTARLCAGVQADTLRVVIDRRLDRNCDTGAFELIYKQPAVEVPQYVGIRLLVEGSTIKKPLAMSHRRMAVRPALPHLLAPRGSGESKDSGSPIHRSASRKVAGARSLGHTEKPDSTATTSAPGKGKKGKAKSATAQVHPNLRKWDTPSTRMGCIFTMTLASRDRHPYSLNRLPLSLKNSQALGKTLPPKHPRASRQLLPVLQAPPNHLGLPPPTAPPESHR comes from the exons ATGCAGGGGCCCACCGCGGCGCTGCTCCTGAGGGCGGGGGAGCTGGGGGCCGCACAGCCGGACTCCACCGCCTGGTACCGCCAGGAGCGGGGCCCCGTGTGCAGCTGGCCACGGAAGCCGCAGCCGCTCGAGCGCCGCGCCACTTCCCCCGCCCCATGGCACAGGGCGCGCCACTCCGAGTTCCGGCTTCCAGAGAAGGGTCCGGCGCACGGCCAAGACTGGGTCTGCAGCCCAGCCTCAGCGCGCCGCCTAGACTGCGCCCTCCGGCCCTCGGTCCACGACAGCCACGCCCAGGGCGCCGAAGATCCCCGCCTCCCTGGGCCCTCGCCTACCCCGGCCCAGGAGGACGCCCCGCCCCAGGACG GTTCTCTTGTCCTTTGGCGAGGATTCTCCAAGGCGTCTCAACACATGGGCCGGCTCAGAAACGCCAAGATCCACGTGGAGAGAGCTGTCAAG CAGAAGAAGATCTTTATGATCCAAGGTCGCTACCCTGTGATCCGGTGCCTCTTGCGTCAAAGGGGCTGGGTGGAGAAGAAGATGGTCCATCACTTGGGTACCACTTTGCCACAACCACATAAGGATCTGGACAGCTCAGTAATGGGTGACAGTGACACAACTGAGGATG AGGATGAAGATGAGGAGGAGGCATTCCGGCCACCACAGCTGTTTGACTTCGATGAGTTATTGGAATTTGATGACCTACATGGGACACACGCTCTGATG tcaCGTATGGTTCGGAACGAGATCCCCTACTTCATCTGGACTACTCGTCGGGACATCCTGGACTGTCGCTTCCTCTCCAAGGATCAGATGATAAACCACTATGCTCGGGCAGGCTCCTTTACCACAAAG GTCGGTCTGTGTCTCAATCTCCGGAATTTGCCGTGGTTCGATGAGGCTGATGCCGACTCCTTCTTCCCGCGCTGCTACCGCCTGGGGGCTGAGGATGACAAAAAGGCCTTCATAG AGGACTTCTGGCTGACAGCTGCCCGCAACGTTCTCAAGCTGGTGGTAAAGTGCGAGTGGAAGTCAAACTCTGTCGAAGAAGAGGAGGCCCCAA GAGACAAGCAGCCAAAGAAACAGGAGAAGAAGCCAGTGTCAGTGTCCCCAGAGTTTGTGGATGAGGCTCTGTGTGCCTGCGAGGAGCACCTTAACAACCTGGCGCATATGGACATCGACAAGGACGTGGAGACCCCGCCCTGCCTGAGCCCTGAGGGCTGGTCCCTCTTCCTCCAGCGCTACTACCAAGTGGTCCA CGAGGGGGCAGAACTCAGGTACCTCGACACTCAGGTCCAGCGCTGTGAGGACATCCTGCAGCAGCTGCGGGCTGTGGTGCCCCAGATGGACATGGAAGGAGATCGCAACATCTGGATCGTGAAGCCGGGAGCCAAGTCCCGTGGACGAG GTATCATGTGCATGGACCACCTGGAGGAAATGCTGAAGCTGGTGGACTGCAACCCCATGATGATGAAGGACGGCAAGTGGGTGGTGCAGAAGTATATCGAGCGGCCCTTGCTCATCTTTGGCACCAAATTTGATCTGAGGCAGTGGTTCCTGGTGACTGACTGGAACCCACTTACTGTGTGGTTCTACCGTGACAGCTACATCCGCTTCTCCACACAGCCCTTCTCCCTGAAGAACCTGGACAA CTCTGTGCACCTGTGCAACAACTCCATCCAGAAGCACCTGGAGAATTCATGCCACCGGCACCCACTGCTGCCCACAGACAACATGTGGTCAAGCCAGAAATTCCAGGCCCACCTGCAGGAGACGGGGGCCCCGAACGCCTGGTCCACTGTCATTGTGCCTGGCATGAAGGCCGCAGTGATCCACGCCCTGCAGACCTCCCAGGACACTGTGCAGTGTCGGAAGGCCAGCTTCGAGCTCTACGGTGCTGACTTTGTGTTCGGTGAGGacttccagccctggctgatcgaGATCAACGCCAGCCCCACCATGGCACCCTCCACGGCTGTCACCGCCAGGCTCTGCGCCGGCGTGCAGGCCGACACCCTGCGTGTGGTCATCGACCGGCGACTGGACCGCAACTGTGACACGGGGGCCTTTGAGCTCATCTACAAGCAG CCTGCAGTGGAGGTGCCCCAGTATGTGGGTATCCGGCTTCTAGTAGAGGGCTCCACCATCAAGAAGCCCCTGGCGATGAGTCACCGGCGGATGGCCGTCCGCCCAGCCCTCCCTCACCTGCTGGCCCCGAGAGGCTCTGGGGAAAGCAAGGACTCAGGAAGCCCCATCCACAGGTCAGCTTCTAGGAAAGTTGCTGGGGCCAGAAGCCTGGGGCACACTGAGAAGCCAGATTCCACTGCCACCACCTCAGCCCCTGGAAAGGGGAAGAAAGGCAAGGCGAAAAGTGCCACAGCCCAGGTCCACCCCAATCTCCGGAAGTGGGACACCCCCAGCACGAGGATGGGCTGCATTTTTACCATGACCTTAGCTAGCAGGGACAGGCATCCCTACTCTTTGAACAGATTGCCACTGAGTCTGAAGAACTCCCAAGCCCTGGGTAAGACCCTTCCCCCCAAACACCCCAGGGCCTCAAGACAACTTCTTCCTGTTCTCCAAGCCCCTCCTAACCACCTGGGTTTGCCCCCACCCACAGCCCCACCAGAGAGTCACCGGTAG
- the TTLL3 gene encoding tubulin monoglycylase TTLL3 isoform X3 yields MPGARHSEFRLPEKGPAHGQDWVCSPASARRLDCALRPSVHDSHAQGAEDPRLPGPSPTPAQEDAPPQDGSLVLWRGFSKASQHMGRLRNAKIHVERAVKQKKIFMIQGRYPVIRCLLRQRGWVEKKMVHHLGTTLPQPHKDLDSSVMGDSDTTEDEDEDEEEAFRPPQLFDFDELLEFDDLHGTHALMSRMVRNEIPYFIWTTRRDILDCRFLSKDQMINHYARAGSFTTKVGLCLNLRNLPWFDEADADSFFPRCYRLGAEDDKKAFIEDFWLTAARNVLKLVVKCEWKSNSVEEEEAPRDKQPKKQEKKPVSVSPEFVDEALCACEEHLNNLAHMDIDKDVETPPCLSPEGWSLFLQRYYQVVHEGAELRYLDTQVQRCEDILQQLRAVVPQMDMEGDRNIWIVKPGAKSRGRGIMCMDHLEEMLKLVDCNPMMMKDGKWVVQKYIERPLLIFGTKFDLRQWFLVTDWNPLTVWFYRDSYIRFSTQPFSLKNLDNSVHLCNNSIQKHLENSCHRHPLLPTDNMWSSQKFQAHLQETGAPNAWSTVIVPGMKAAVIHALQTSQDTVQCRKASFELYGADFVFGEDFQPWLIEINASPTMAPSTAVTARLCAGVQADTLRVVIDRRLDRNCDTGAFELIYKQPAVEVPQYVGIRLLVEGSTIKKPLAMSHRRMAVRPALPHLLAPRGSGESKDSGSPIHRSASRKVAGARSLGHTEKPDSTATTSAPGKGKKGKAKSATAQVHPNLRKWDTPSTRMGCIFTMTLASRDRHPYSLNRLPLSLKNSQALGKTLPPKHPRASRQLLPVLQAPPNHLGLPPPTAPPESHR; encoded by the exons ATGCCTGG GGCGCGCCACTCCGAGTTCCGGCTTCCAGAGAAGGGTCCGGCGCACGGCCAAGACTGGGTCTGCAGCCCAGCCTCAGCGCGCCGCCTAGACTGCGCCCTCCGGCCCTCGGTCCACGACAGCCACGCCCAGGGCGCCGAAGATCCCCGCCTCCCTGGGCCCTCGCCTACCCCGGCCCAGGAGGACGCCCCGCCCCAGGACG GTTCTCTTGTCCTTTGGCGAGGATTCTCCAAGGCGTCTCAACACATGGGCCGGCTCAGAAACGCCAAGATCCACGTGGAGAGAGCTGTCAAG CAGAAGAAGATCTTTATGATCCAAGGTCGCTACCCTGTGATCCGGTGCCTCTTGCGTCAAAGGGGCTGGGTGGAGAAGAAGATGGTCCATCACTTGGGTACCACTTTGCCACAACCACATAAGGATCTGGACAGCTCAGTAATGGGTGACAGTGACACAACTGAGGATG AGGATGAAGATGAGGAGGAGGCATTCCGGCCACCACAGCTGTTTGACTTCGATGAGTTATTGGAATTTGATGACCTACATGGGACACACGCTCTGATG tcaCGTATGGTTCGGAACGAGATCCCCTACTTCATCTGGACTACTCGTCGGGACATCCTGGACTGTCGCTTCCTCTCCAAGGATCAGATGATAAACCACTATGCTCGGGCAGGCTCCTTTACCACAAAG GTCGGTCTGTGTCTCAATCTCCGGAATTTGCCGTGGTTCGATGAGGCTGATGCCGACTCCTTCTTCCCGCGCTGCTACCGCCTGGGGGCTGAGGATGACAAAAAGGCCTTCATAG AGGACTTCTGGCTGACAGCTGCCCGCAACGTTCTCAAGCTGGTGGTAAAGTGCGAGTGGAAGTCAAACTCTGTCGAAGAAGAGGAGGCCCCAA GAGACAAGCAGCCAAAGAAACAGGAGAAGAAGCCAGTGTCAGTGTCCCCAGAGTTTGTGGATGAGGCTCTGTGTGCCTGCGAGGAGCACCTTAACAACCTGGCGCATATGGACATCGACAAGGACGTGGAGACCCCGCCCTGCCTGAGCCCTGAGGGCTGGTCCCTCTTCCTCCAGCGCTACTACCAAGTGGTCCA CGAGGGGGCAGAACTCAGGTACCTCGACACTCAGGTCCAGCGCTGTGAGGACATCCTGCAGCAGCTGCGGGCTGTGGTGCCCCAGATGGACATGGAAGGAGATCGCAACATCTGGATCGTGAAGCCGGGAGCCAAGTCCCGTGGACGAG GTATCATGTGCATGGACCACCTGGAGGAAATGCTGAAGCTGGTGGACTGCAACCCCATGATGATGAAGGACGGCAAGTGGGTGGTGCAGAAGTATATCGAGCGGCCCTTGCTCATCTTTGGCACCAAATTTGATCTGAGGCAGTGGTTCCTGGTGACTGACTGGAACCCACTTACTGTGTGGTTCTACCGTGACAGCTACATCCGCTTCTCCACACAGCCCTTCTCCCTGAAGAACCTGGACAA CTCTGTGCACCTGTGCAACAACTCCATCCAGAAGCACCTGGAGAATTCATGCCACCGGCACCCACTGCTGCCCACAGACAACATGTGGTCAAGCCAGAAATTCCAGGCCCACCTGCAGGAGACGGGGGCCCCGAACGCCTGGTCCACTGTCATTGTGCCTGGCATGAAGGCCGCAGTGATCCACGCCCTGCAGACCTCCCAGGACACTGTGCAGTGTCGGAAGGCCAGCTTCGAGCTCTACGGTGCTGACTTTGTGTTCGGTGAGGacttccagccctggctgatcgaGATCAACGCCAGCCCCACCATGGCACCCTCCACGGCTGTCACCGCCAGGCTCTGCGCCGGCGTGCAGGCCGACACCCTGCGTGTGGTCATCGACCGGCGACTGGACCGCAACTGTGACACGGGGGCCTTTGAGCTCATCTACAAGCAG CCTGCAGTGGAGGTGCCCCAGTATGTGGGTATCCGGCTTCTAGTAGAGGGCTCCACCATCAAGAAGCCCCTGGCGATGAGTCACCGGCGGATGGCCGTCCGCCCAGCCCTCCCTCACCTGCTGGCCCCGAGAGGCTCTGGGGAAAGCAAGGACTCAGGAAGCCCCATCCACAGGTCAGCTTCTAGGAAAGTTGCTGGGGCCAGAAGCCTGGGGCACACTGAGAAGCCAGATTCCACTGCCACCACCTCAGCCCCTGGAAAGGGGAAGAAAGGCAAGGCGAAAAGTGCCACAGCCCAGGTCCACCCCAATCTCCGGAAGTGGGACACCCCCAGCACGAGGATGGGCTGCATTTTTACCATGACCTTAGCTAGCAGGGACAGGCATCCCTACTCTTTGAACAGATTGCCACTGAGTCTGAAGAACTCCCAAGCCCTGGGTAAGACCCTTCCCCCCAAACACCCCAGGGCCTCAAGACAACTTCTTCCTGTTCTCCAAGCCCCTCCTAACCACCTGGGTTTGCCCCCACCCACAGCCCCACCAGAGAGTCACCGGTAG
- the TTLL3 gene encoding tubulin monoglycylase TTLL3 isoform X7, whose amino-acid sequence MAAAHSTLTGQQCLGSLVLWRGFSKASQHMGRLRNAKIHVERAVKQKKIFMIQGRYPVIRCLLRQRGWVEKKMVHHLGTTLPQPHKDLDSSVMGDSDTTEDEDEDEEEAFRPPQLFDFDELLEFDDLHGTHALMSRMVRNEIPYFIWTTRRDILDCRFLSKDQMINHYARAGSFTTKVGLCLNLRNLPWFDEADADSFFPRCYRLGAEDDKKAFIEDFWLTAARNVLKLVVKCEWKSNSVEEEEAPRDKQPKKQEKKPVSVSPEFVDEALCACEEHLNNLAHMDIDKDVETPPCLSPEGWSLFLQRYYQVVHEGAELRYLDTQVQRCEDILQQLRAVVPQMDMEGDRNIWIVKPGAKSRGRGIMCMDHLEEMLKLVDCNPMMMKDGKWVVQKYIERPLLIFGTKFDLRQWFLVTDWNPLTVWFYRDSYIRFSTQPFSLKNLDNSVHLCNNSIQKHLENSCHRHPLLPTDNMWSSQKFQAHLQETGAPNAWSTVIVPGMKAAVIHALQTSQDTVQCRKASFELYGADFVFGEDFQPWLIEINASPTMAPSTAVTARLCAGVQADTLRVVIDRRLDRNCDTGAFELIYKQPAVEVPQYVGIRLLVEGSTIKKPLAMSHRRMAVRPALPHLLAPRGSGESKDSGSPIHRSASRKVAGARSLGHTEKPDSTATTSAPGKGKKGKAKSATAQVHPNLRKWDTPSTRMGCIFTMTLASRDRHPYSLNRLPLSLKNSQALGKTLPPKHPRASRQLLPVLQAPPNHLGLPPPTAPPESHR is encoded by the exons ATGGCAGCTGCTCACTCAACCCTCACAGGACAGCAATGCCTGG GTTCTCTTGTCCTTTGGCGAGGATTCTCCAAGGCGTCTCAACACATGGGCCGGCTCAGAAACGCCAAGATCCACGTGGAGAGAGCTGTCAAG CAGAAGAAGATCTTTATGATCCAAGGTCGCTACCCTGTGATCCGGTGCCTCTTGCGTCAAAGGGGCTGGGTGGAGAAGAAGATGGTCCATCACTTGGGTACCACTTTGCCACAACCACATAAGGATCTGGACAGCTCAGTAATGGGTGACAGTGACACAACTGAGGATG AGGATGAAGATGAGGAGGAGGCATTCCGGCCACCACAGCTGTTTGACTTCGATGAGTTATTGGAATTTGATGACCTACATGGGACACACGCTCTGATG tcaCGTATGGTTCGGAACGAGATCCCCTACTTCATCTGGACTACTCGTCGGGACATCCTGGACTGTCGCTTCCTCTCCAAGGATCAGATGATAAACCACTATGCTCGGGCAGGCTCCTTTACCACAAAG GTCGGTCTGTGTCTCAATCTCCGGAATTTGCCGTGGTTCGATGAGGCTGATGCCGACTCCTTCTTCCCGCGCTGCTACCGCCTGGGGGCTGAGGATGACAAAAAGGCCTTCATAG AGGACTTCTGGCTGACAGCTGCCCGCAACGTTCTCAAGCTGGTGGTAAAGTGCGAGTGGAAGTCAAACTCTGTCGAAGAAGAGGAGGCCCCAA GAGACAAGCAGCCAAAGAAACAGGAGAAGAAGCCAGTGTCAGTGTCCCCAGAGTTTGTGGATGAGGCTCTGTGTGCCTGCGAGGAGCACCTTAACAACCTGGCGCATATGGACATCGACAAGGACGTGGAGACCCCGCCCTGCCTGAGCCCTGAGGGCTGGTCCCTCTTCCTCCAGCGCTACTACCAAGTGGTCCA CGAGGGGGCAGAACTCAGGTACCTCGACACTCAGGTCCAGCGCTGTGAGGACATCCTGCAGCAGCTGCGGGCTGTGGTGCCCCAGATGGACATGGAAGGAGATCGCAACATCTGGATCGTGAAGCCGGGAGCCAAGTCCCGTGGACGAG GTATCATGTGCATGGACCACCTGGAGGAAATGCTGAAGCTGGTGGACTGCAACCCCATGATGATGAAGGACGGCAAGTGGGTGGTGCAGAAGTATATCGAGCGGCCCTTGCTCATCTTTGGCACCAAATTTGATCTGAGGCAGTGGTTCCTGGTGACTGACTGGAACCCACTTACTGTGTGGTTCTACCGTGACAGCTACATCCGCTTCTCCACACAGCCCTTCTCCCTGAAGAACCTGGACAA CTCTGTGCACCTGTGCAACAACTCCATCCAGAAGCACCTGGAGAATTCATGCCACCGGCACCCACTGCTGCCCACAGACAACATGTGGTCAAGCCAGAAATTCCAGGCCCACCTGCAGGAGACGGGGGCCCCGAACGCCTGGTCCACTGTCATTGTGCCTGGCATGAAGGCCGCAGTGATCCACGCCCTGCAGACCTCCCAGGACACTGTGCAGTGTCGGAAGGCCAGCTTCGAGCTCTACGGTGCTGACTTTGTGTTCGGTGAGGacttccagccctggctgatcgaGATCAACGCCAGCCCCACCATGGCACCCTCCACGGCTGTCACCGCCAGGCTCTGCGCCGGCGTGCAGGCCGACACCCTGCGTGTGGTCATCGACCGGCGACTGGACCGCAACTGTGACACGGGGGCCTTTGAGCTCATCTACAAGCAG CCTGCAGTGGAGGTGCCCCAGTATGTGGGTATCCGGCTTCTAGTAGAGGGCTCCACCATCAAGAAGCCCCTGGCGATGAGTCACCGGCGGATGGCCGTCCGCCCAGCCCTCCCTCACCTGCTGGCCCCGAGAGGCTCTGGGGAAAGCAAGGACTCAGGAAGCCCCATCCACAGGTCAGCTTCTAGGAAAGTTGCTGGGGCCAGAAGCCTGGGGCACACTGAGAAGCCAGATTCCACTGCCACCACCTCAGCCCCTGGAAAGGGGAAGAAAGGCAAGGCGAAAAGTGCCACAGCCCAGGTCCACCCCAATCTCCGGAAGTGGGACACCCCCAGCACGAGGATGGGCTGCATTTTTACCATGACCTTAGCTAGCAGGGACAGGCATCCCTACTCTTTGAACAGATTGCCACTGAGTCTGAAGAACTCCCAAGCCCTGGGTAAGACCCTTCCCCCCAAACACCCCAGGGCCTCAAGACAACTTCTTCCTGTTCTCCAAGCCCCTCCTAACCACCTGGGTTTGCCCCCACCCACAGCCCCACCAGAGAGTCACCGGTAG
- the TTLL3 gene encoding tubulin monoglycylase TTLL3 isoform X2, protein MQGPTAALLLRAGELGAAQPDSTAWYRQERGPVCSWPRKPQPLERRATSPAPWHRARHSEFRLPEKGPAHGQDWVCSPASARRLDCALRPSVHDSHAQGAEDPRLPGPSPTPAQEDAPPQDGSLVLWRGFSKASQHMGRLRNAKIHVERAVKKKIFMIQGRYPVIRCLLRQRGWVEKKMVHHLGTTLPQPHKDLDSSVMGDSDTTEDEDEDEEEAFRPPQLFDFDELLEFDDLHGTHALMSRMVRNEIPYFIWTTRRDILDCRFLSKDQMINHYARAGSFTTKVGLCLNLRNLPWFDEADADSFFPRCYRLGAEDDKKAFIEDFWLTAARNVLKLVVKCEWKSNSVEEEEAPRDKQPKKQEKKPVSVSPEFVDEALCACEEHLNNLAHMDIDKDVETPPCLSPEGWSLFLQRYYQVVHEGAELRYLDTQVQRCEDILQQLRAVVPQMDMEGDRNIWIVKPGAKSRGRGIMCMDHLEEMLKLVDCNPMMMKDGKWVVQKYIERPLLIFGTKFDLRQWFLVTDWNPLTVWFYRDSYIRFSTQPFSLKNLDNSVHLCNNSIQKHLENSCHRHPLLPTDNMWSSQKFQAHLQETGAPNAWSTVIVPGMKAAVIHALQTSQDTVQCRKASFELYGADFVFGEDFQPWLIEINASPTMAPSTAVTARLCAGVQADTLRVVIDRRLDRNCDTGAFELIYKQPAVEVPQYVGIRLLVEGSTIKKPLAMSHRRMAVRPALPHLLAPRGSGESKDSGSPIHRSASRKVAGARSLGHTEKPDSTATTSAPGKGKKGKAKSATAQVHPNLRKWDTPSTRMGCIFTMTLASRDRHPYSLNRLPLSLKNSQALGKTLPPKHPRASRQLLPVLQAPPNHLGLPPPTAPPESHR, encoded by the exons ATGCAGGGGCCCACCGCGGCGCTGCTCCTGAGGGCGGGGGAGCTGGGGGCCGCACAGCCGGACTCCACCGCCTGGTACCGCCAGGAGCGGGGCCCCGTGTGCAGCTGGCCACGGAAGCCGCAGCCGCTCGAGCGCCGCGCCACTTCCCCCGCCCCATGGCACAGGGCGCGCCACTCCGAGTTCCGGCTTCCAGAGAAGGGTCCGGCGCACGGCCAAGACTGGGTCTGCAGCCCAGCCTCAGCGCGCCGCCTAGACTGCGCCCTCCGGCCCTCGGTCCACGACAGCCACGCCCAGGGCGCCGAAGATCCCCGCCTCCCTGGGCCCTCGCCTACCCCGGCCCAGGAGGACGCCCCGCCCCAGGACG GTTCTCTTGTCCTTTGGCGAGGATTCTCCAAGGCGTCTCAACACATGGGCCGGCTCAGAAACGCCAAGATCCACGTGGAGAGAGCTGTCAAG AAGAAGATCTTTATGATCCAAGGTCGCTACCCTGTGATCCGGTGCCTCTTGCGTCAAAGGGGCTGGGTGGAGAAGAAGATGGTCCATCACTTGGGTACCACTTTGCCACAACCACATAAGGATCTGGACAGCTCAGTAATGGGTGACAGTGACACAACTGAGGATG AGGATGAAGATGAGGAGGAGGCATTCCGGCCACCACAGCTGTTTGACTTCGATGAGTTATTGGAATTTGATGACCTACATGGGACACACGCTCTGATG tcaCGTATGGTTCGGAACGAGATCCCCTACTTCATCTGGACTACTCGTCGGGACATCCTGGACTGTCGCTTCCTCTCCAAGGATCAGATGATAAACCACTATGCTCGGGCAGGCTCCTTTACCACAAAG GTCGGTCTGTGTCTCAATCTCCGGAATTTGCCGTGGTTCGATGAGGCTGATGCCGACTCCTTCTTCCCGCGCTGCTACCGCCTGGGGGCTGAGGATGACAAAAAGGCCTTCATAG AGGACTTCTGGCTGACAGCTGCCCGCAACGTTCTCAAGCTGGTGGTAAAGTGCGAGTGGAAGTCAAACTCTGTCGAAGAAGAGGAGGCCCCAA GAGACAAGCAGCCAAAGAAACAGGAGAAGAAGCCAGTGTCAGTGTCCCCAGAGTTTGTGGATGAGGCTCTGTGTGCCTGCGAGGAGCACCTTAACAACCTGGCGCATATGGACATCGACAAGGACGTGGAGACCCCGCCCTGCCTGAGCCCTGAGGGCTGGTCCCTCTTCCTCCAGCGCTACTACCAAGTGGTCCA CGAGGGGGCAGAACTCAGGTACCTCGACACTCAGGTCCAGCGCTGTGAGGACATCCTGCAGCAGCTGCGGGCTGTGGTGCCCCAGATGGACATGGAAGGAGATCGCAACATCTGGATCGTGAAGCCGGGAGCCAAGTCCCGTGGACGAG GTATCATGTGCATGGACCACCTGGAGGAAATGCTGAAGCTGGTGGACTGCAACCCCATGATGATGAAGGACGGCAAGTGGGTGGTGCAGAAGTATATCGAGCGGCCCTTGCTCATCTTTGGCACCAAATTTGATCTGAGGCAGTGGTTCCTGGTGACTGACTGGAACCCACTTACTGTGTGGTTCTACCGTGACAGCTACATCCGCTTCTCCACACAGCCCTTCTCCCTGAAGAACCTGGACAA CTCTGTGCACCTGTGCAACAACTCCATCCAGAAGCACCTGGAGAATTCATGCCACCGGCACCCACTGCTGCCCACAGACAACATGTGGTCAAGCCAGAAATTCCAGGCCCACCTGCAGGAGACGGGGGCCCCGAACGCCTGGTCCACTGTCATTGTGCCTGGCATGAAGGCCGCAGTGATCCACGCCCTGCAGACCTCCCAGGACACTGTGCAGTGTCGGAAGGCCAGCTTCGAGCTCTACGGTGCTGACTTTGTGTTCGGTGAGGacttccagccctggctgatcgaGATCAACGCCAGCCCCACCATGGCACCCTCCACGGCTGTCACCGCCAGGCTCTGCGCCGGCGTGCAGGCCGACACCCTGCGTGTGGTCATCGACCGGCGACTGGACCGCAACTGTGACACGGGGGCCTTTGAGCTCATCTACAAGCAG CCTGCAGTGGAGGTGCCCCAGTATGTGGGTATCCGGCTTCTAGTAGAGGGCTCCACCATCAAGAAGCCCCTGGCGATGAGTCACCGGCGGATGGCCGTCCGCCCAGCCCTCCCTCACCTGCTGGCCCCGAGAGGCTCTGGGGAAAGCAAGGACTCAGGAAGCCCCATCCACAGGTCAGCTTCTAGGAAAGTTGCTGGGGCCAGAAGCCTGGGGCACACTGAGAAGCCAGATTCCACTGCCACCACCTCAGCCCCTGGAAAGGGGAAGAAAGGCAAGGCGAAAAGTGCCACAGCCCAGGTCCACCCCAATCTCCGGAAGTGGGACACCCCCAGCACGAGGATGGGCTGCATTTTTACCATGACCTTAGCTAGCAGGGACAGGCATCCCTACTCTTTGAACAGATTGCCACTGAGTCTGAAGAACTCCCAAGCCCTGGGTAAGACCCTTCCCCCCAAACACCCCAGGGCCTCAAGACAACTTCTTCCTGTTCTCCAAGCCCCTCCTAACCACCTGGGTTTGCCCCCACCCACAGCCCCACCAGAGAGTCACCGGTAG